The following are encoded together in the Actinobacillus lignieresii genome:
- a CDS encoding bile acid:sodium symporter family protein, producing MNFLLKLTLFVSKTFAIWVVVFAFISAQYPETFKQFVPWIPYLLGIVMLGMGLTLTFKDFGEVTKNPKAAIIGVIAQFVVMPSIAFLLAKAFQLPPDLAIGVILVGSCPGGTSSNVMTYLARGNTALSVACTTVSTLLAPVLTPAIFYLFASEWLEIDAGAMFVSVLKMVLLPIFVGVVIRSIFKQKIEQFSQTMPLISVVAIILIVTAVVSVSKDRIIESGLLIFFVVVLHNGLGYLIGYTVGRVLKLPIADSKAVSIEVGMQNSGLGAALAALHFKANPVVAVPSAVFSFWHNISGPVLAMIFASIKNEK from the coding sequence ATGAATTTTTTATTAAAACTGACGTTATTTGTGAGTAAAACATTTGCTATTTGGGTAGTGGTATTTGCCTTTATTTCGGCGCAATATCCGGAAACTTTTAAGCAATTCGTACCTTGGATTCCATACTTGCTCGGTATCGTCATGCTGGGAATGGGGCTTACTTTAACCTTTAAGGATTTTGGCGAAGTCACTAAAAATCCGAAAGCGGCGATTATCGGAGTGATTGCGCAATTTGTCGTGATGCCGAGTATTGCTTTTTTATTGGCTAAAGCATTTCAGCTACCGCCGGATTTAGCAATCGGGGTAATTTTAGTCGGTTCTTGTCCGGGCGGGACGTCATCGAACGTGATGACTTATTTGGCAAGAGGAAATACGGCGTTATCCGTCGCTTGCACTACCGTTTCAACTTTATTGGCTCCGGTATTAACGCCGGCGATTTTCTATTTATTTGCAAGCGAATGGTTGGAAATTGATGCGGGCGCAATGTTCGTTTCCGTCTTAAAAATGGTATTGTTACCGATTTTTGTCGGGGTAGTGATTCGTTCTATTTTTAAACAAAAAATCGAACAATTCAGCCAAACGATGCCGTTAATTTCGGTTGTGGCGATTATCTTAATCGTAACGGCGGTGGTTTCGGTCAGTAAAGATCGTATTATCGAATCCGGTTTATTGATTTTCTTCGTAGTGGTATTACATAACGGTTTAGGTTATTTAATCGGTTATACGGTAGGTCGAGTATTAAAATTACCGATTGCCGACAGTAAAGCGGTTTCGATTGAAGTCGGTATGCAAAATTCCGGTTTAGGCGCAGCGTTAGCCGCATTGCATTTTAAAGCGAATCCGGTGGTGGCGGTGCCAAGTGCGGTATTTAGCTTTTGGCACAATATTTCCGGTCCGGTATTGGCGATGATTTTCGCCTCGATTAAGAACGAAAAATAA
- a CDS encoding efflux RND transporter periplasmic adaptor subunit — MKLKSLITGLTLAGIITAGYFYFFNQSDNQQVYYITEPVARGTIDKHVLATGSVRASKRTEVGAQVSGKIINLYVALGQQVKKGDLLAEIDSSNQSNSLSTAEATLSSYQAQLKSAQVALEVAQSNFNRLNKLYKQQSASQSDFETAKNTLASARATVDNVKAQIKSAQISVNDAKTNLNYTQIVSPMDGTIVSIPVSVGQTVNANQTSPTIVHVADLSKMLVKLEISEGDIAQVKSGQAIRFTTLAEPNHTHNSKIDSVDPALTTLSDDNASNKYAEKSGNTEAIYYYANSLVENSEQRLRIGMTVQGQVDIVKRENVLIVPTSALKKKSNAVFINVLENNQSIEKKVEIGLADSQYTEVLSGLNEGEKVITAQRTDDEKISAEMRRRPGGF, encoded by the coding sequence ATGAAATTAAAATCGTTAATCACGGGATTGACCCTTGCCGGTATTATAACCGCCGGCTATTTCTATTTTTTTAATCAAAGTGACAATCAACAAGTCTATTATATTACCGAACCCGTCGCACGAGGCACGATTGATAAGCATGTATTGGCAACCGGCTCGGTACGCGCCAGTAAGCGGACCGAAGTCGGGGCGCAGGTATCCGGTAAAATCATTAATCTTTATGTGGCCTTGGGGCAACAAGTTAAAAAAGGCGATTTGCTTGCCGAAATAGATTCGAGTAATCAAAGTAACAGTTTAAGCACGGCGGAAGCAACGCTTTCCTCTTATCAGGCACAGTTAAAATCCGCTCAAGTCGCATTGGAAGTCGCACAATCCAATTTCAATCGTTTAAATAAACTTTATAAGCAACAAAGCGCTTCCCAAAGTGATTTTGAAACGGCGAAAAATACCTTAGCTTCCGCCAGAGCGACGGTAGATAACGTAAAAGCGCAAATTAAATCGGCACAAATTTCGGTAAACGATGCCAAAACCAATTTAAATTATACGCAAATCGTATCGCCGATGGACGGCACTATTGTGTCCATACCGGTTTCGGTCGGGCAAACCGTCAATGCGAATCAAACCTCGCCGACTATTGTTCATGTGGCGGATTTAAGCAAGATGCTAGTCAAACTTGAGATTTCCGAAGGCGATATCGCTCAAGTAAAATCGGGACAAGCGATTCGATTTACGACACTGGCGGAACCTAATCATACGCACAACAGTAAAATTGACAGCGTAGATCCGGCATTGACTACCTTAAGTGACGATAACGCCTCAAATAAATATGCGGAGAAATCAGGCAATACCGAAGCGATTTACTACTACGCCAATTCTTTGGTTGAAAATTCGGAGCAAAGATTACGTATCGGTATGACGGTGCAAGGGCAAGTGGATATTGTTAAGCGCGAAAACGTGTTGATCGTGCCGACATCTGCGCTGAAGAAAAAAAGTAATGCGGTGTTTATCAATGTATTGGAAAATAATCAATCGATTGAGAAAAAAGTCGAAATCGGGCTTGCCGACAGTCAATATACCGAAGTGTTGAGTGGTTTAAATGAGGGAGAAAAAGTGATTACCGCCCAACGTACGGATGATGAAAAAATCAGTGCGGAAATGCGCCGCAGACCGGGCGGATTCTAA
- a CDS encoding 5'-nucleotidase, lipoprotein e(P4) family, protein MKLFKLTGAAVASAFILTACAHHDTTNHDEMILQEQAALGLNWVQQSGEYQALAHQAFNTAKVAFDQAKVAKGKKKAVVVDLDETMVDNSAYAGWQVKNHKAFDGESWTRWVNARQTQAIAGAVEFNNYVNSHKGTMFYVSNRKDNGEKAGTLDDMKKLGFTGVSEQTLFLKKDKSNKTPRFEEIEKQGYEIVLYLGDNLNDFGDATYKKSNAERRDFVAANKDKFGKKFIVLPNPNYGDWEGGLDKNYYKGDAKSRLDIRHGAIKAWDGK, encoded by the coding sequence ATGAAATTGTTTAAATTAACCGGTGCAGCGGTCGCTTCCGCATTTATCTTAACCGCTTGCGCTCATCACGATACAACCAATCATGATGAAATGATCTTACAAGAACAAGCGGCATTAGGTCTTAACTGGGTACAACAATCCGGTGAGTATCAAGCACTTGCGCATCAAGCGTTCAACACGGCTAAAGTCGCATTTGATCAAGCAAAAGTCGCCAAAGGTAAGAAAAAAGCGGTTGTGGTCGATTTAGACGAAACCATGGTGGATAACAGCGCCTATGCCGGCTGGCAAGTCAAAAATCATAAAGCCTTCGACGGCGAGAGCTGGACTCGCTGGGTAAATGCCCGTCAAACGCAAGCGATTGCCGGTGCGGTAGAATTCAATAATTACGTAAACAGTCATAAAGGTACGATGTTCTACGTATCAAACCGCAAAGACAACGGTGAAAAAGCCGGTACGTTAGACGATATGAAAAAATTAGGCTTTACCGGTGTCAGCGAACAAACCCTTTTCCTCAAAAAGGACAAATCGAACAAAACCCCTCGCTTTGAAGAAATTGAAAAACAAGGTTATGAAATCGTGCTTTACCTTGGCGATAACTTAAATGACTTCGGCGATGCGACCTACAAAAAATCCAATGCGGAACGTCGTGATTTTGTTGCGGCAAATAAAGACAAATTCGGTAAAAAATTTATCGTACTTCCTAACCCGAACTACGGCGACTGGGAAGGCGGTTTAGATAAAAACTACTATAAAGGCGATGCGAAAAGCCGTTTAGATATTCGTCACGGTGCAATTAAGGCTTGGGACGGCAAATAA